Proteins encoded together in one Triticum dicoccoides isolate Atlit2015 ecotype Zavitan chromosome 7B, WEW_v2.0, whole genome shotgun sequence window:
- the LOC119338003 gene encoding dihydroneopterin aldolase 1-like produces the protein MAGGGDKLILRGLQFHGFHGVKQEEKKLGQKFVIDVDAWMDLAAAGDSDDISHTVSYSDIYRIAKGVVEGPSRNLLESVAQSIANTTLLKFPQISAVRVKVGKPHVAVQGVVDYLGVEILRHRNA, from the exons ATGGCGGGGGGCGGTGACAAGCTGATACTGCGGGGGCTGCAGTTCCACGGGTTCCACGGCGTGAAGCAGGAGGAGAAGAAGCTCGGCCAGAAGTTCGTCATTGACGTCGACGCCTGGAtggacctcgccgccgccggggaCTCCGACGACATCTCCCACACCGTCAGCTACAGCGACATCTACAG GATAGCCAAGGGTGTAGTAGAAGGTCCGTCGCGTAACCTTTTGGAGTCGGTGGCTCAATCGATTGCCAACACCACGCTGCTCAAGTTCCCTCAGATCTCTGCTGTTCGAGTGAAGGTCGGGAAACCTCATGTCGCGGTGCAAGGCGTCGTGGACTACTTGGGAGTGGAGATACTGAGGCACAGAAATGCATGA